Proteins co-encoded in one Tautonia rosea genomic window:
- a CDS encoding recombinase family protein, with protein MLAGRRNKARRGELFNHAPIGFVRLPGAGMVLDPDEQAQDVVRLIFEKFDELGTVSGVLRYLVGNRVLMPVRPHFGPDRGELQWRRPNRLTLTFLLHHPIYAGAYSHGRRPTDPRRQIPGRPATGRRLVPMEQWEVLIRDRLPAYITWERYEANLQRLACNRAHAAAMGAPRDGDSLLAGLIVCGRCGRRMLVSYPGGLSRVYASG; from the coding sequence ATGCTGGCCGGGCGCCGGAACAAGGCCCGCCGGGGCGAGCTCTTCAACCACGCGCCCATCGGGTTCGTCCGGCTCCCCGGCGCCGGCATGGTGTTGGATCCCGACGAACAGGCACAGGACGTCGTCCGCCTGATCTTCGAGAAGTTCGACGAGTTGGGGACCGTCTCGGGGGTGCTGCGTTACCTGGTCGGCAACCGGGTCCTCATGCCGGTCCGGCCGCACTTCGGCCCCGACCGAGGTGAACTCCAGTGGCGCCGACCCAATCGGTTGACCCTGACCTTTCTGCTCCATCACCCGATCTACGCCGGGGCCTACAGCCATGGCCGCCGACCGACCGACCCCCGTCGCCAGATCCCCGGGCGACCCGCCACGGGTCGCAGACTGGTGCCGATGGAGCAATGGGAGGTGCTGATCCGAGACCGATTGCCCGCGTACATCACCTGGGAACGCTACGAGGCGAACCTGCAGCGGTTGGCGTGCAATCGCGCCCACGCCGCCGCGATGGGGGCCCCCCGCGATGGGGATTCACTGCTGGCCGGGCTGATCGTCTGCGGCCGTTGCGGACGTCGGATGCTGGTCTCCTATCCCGGCGGGCTGTCCAGGGTCTACGCATCAGGATAG